A single region of the Acidithiobacillus acidisediminis genome encodes:
- the hisF gene encoding imidazole glycerol phosphate synthase subunit HisF, giving the protein MLSKRIIPCLDIDQGRVVKGVQFLSLRDAGDPVETAARYNAEGADEITFLDISASHEGRQTMADVVAAVAAEVFIPLTVGGGVRSVEDVRTLLLAGADKVSINSAAVAHPQLVQQAAQRFGNSCIVVAIDARRSGEHWEVFTHGGRRSTGLDAVSWAQRMAELGAGEILLTSMDRDGTGAGFDLELTRAVADAVAVPVIASGGVGKLDDFAAGILQGHADAVLAASVFHFGQFRIPEVKSVLARQGIPMRMDV; this is encoded by the coding sequence ATGCTCAGTAAACGCATCATTCCCTGTCTCGACATCGATCAAGGTCGGGTCGTCAAAGGGGTACAATTCCTTTCCCTGCGCGATGCGGGGGATCCTGTCGAAACCGCCGCCCGCTACAATGCGGAAGGGGCAGACGAAATCACCTTTCTCGACATCTCCGCCAGCCACGAGGGGCGCCAGACCATGGCCGATGTCGTGGCCGCAGTGGCGGCGGAAGTCTTCATTCCTCTCACCGTGGGCGGCGGGGTACGTAGCGTCGAAGACGTGCGCACCTTGTTATTGGCAGGCGCCGACAAGGTCAGCATCAACAGCGCCGCCGTTGCCCATCCGCAGTTGGTGCAGCAAGCTGCACAGCGCTTCGGCAATTCCTGCATTGTGGTCGCCATCGACGCCCGGCGTAGCGGCGAGCATTGGGAAGTCTTCACCCACGGCGGGCGCCGGTCTACGGGCCTGGATGCCGTCAGCTGGGCACAACGCATGGCAGAACTCGGTGCCGGAGAAATTTTGCTGACCAGTATGGACCGCGATGGTACCGGTGCGGGATTTGATCTCGAGCTTACCCGCGCCGTAGCCGACGCCGTAGCCGTGCCCGTCATCGCTTCCGGCGGGGTAGGCAAGCTCGACGACTTTGCCGCGGGGATCTTGCAGGGTCACGCCGATGCGGTTTTGGCTGCCAGCGTCTTTCACTTTGGGCAATTTCGTATTCCTGAGGTAAAGAGCGTCCTCGCCCGGCAAGGGATTCCCATGCGCATGGATGTCTGA
- the hisB gene encoding imidazoleglycerol-phosphate dehydratase HisB — MSRLAEVRRDTLETQIAVRLELDGSGQAQLQTGLPFLEHMLHQIARHGLFDLEIEAHGDLEIDAHHTVEDIGITLGQAFARAVGDKAGLTRYGHAYVPLDEALSRVVVDLSGRPGLVYAVNFPRAQIGTFDVDLLHEFFQGFVNHAQVTLHLDALRGDNAHHIAETLFKACGRALRMAVSQDPRAGNSIPSTKGTLNR, encoded by the coding sequence ATGAGTCGCCTTGCGGAAGTCCGCCGTGACACCCTCGAAACGCAAATTGCCGTGCGCCTGGAGCTGGATGGCTCGGGCCAGGCGCAATTGCAGACCGGCCTGCCCTTTCTCGAGCACATGCTGCACCAGATTGCCCGTCACGGCCTCTTCGACTTGGAGATCGAGGCGCATGGCGACCTGGAGATCGATGCCCATCACACCGTGGAAGACATTGGCATTACTCTGGGTCAAGCCTTTGCCCGCGCCGTGGGCGACAAGGCGGGGCTGACCCGCTATGGCCATGCCTATGTGCCTTTGGATGAGGCTCTGTCACGGGTCGTCGTCGATCTATCCGGGCGGCCAGGACTGGTGTACGCGGTCAACTTTCCGCGCGCCCAGATTGGGACCTTCGATGTCGATCTCTTGCACGAGTTCTTCCAAGGCTTTGTCAACCATGCCCAGGTCACCCTGCATCTCGATGCCCTGCGCGGCGACAATGCCCATCATATCGCCGAAACGCTGTTCAAGGCCTGTGGCCGCGCCCTGCGAATGGCCGTCAGTCAGGATCCCCGGGCAGGGAACAGCATTCCCAGTACCAAGGGGACGCTGAACCGATGA
- a CDS encoding BolA family protein gives MMQAETIRSLIEAGLPGAQVQVFGDDGAHFEAVVVATQFDGQSLIKRHQQVYACLGERMQEEIHALQLRTLSPSEVAGRS, from the coding sequence ATGATGCAAGCAGAAACCATTCGTTCCCTGATCGAGGCCGGGCTTCCCGGTGCTCAGGTGCAAGTGTTTGGCGATGACGGGGCGCACTTCGAGGCCGTTGTCGTGGCCACACAATTTGACGGGCAATCCCTGATCAAACGCCACCAGCAGGTCTATGCCTGCTTGGGCGAGCGCATGCAGGAAGAGATTCACGCCCTGCAGTTACGCACCCTGAGCCCCAGTGAGGTCGCTGGCCGTTCTTGA
- the murA gene encoding UDP-N-acetylglucosamine 1-carboxyvinyltransferase has translation MDKLLLRGNGPLRGELRISGAKNAALPCLAASILAQEPVILRNVPHLRDVTTTLELLSCLGARVLIDEQLGVEIDPRSVHSLVAPYELVKTMRASILVLGPLLARHGAAEVSLPGGCAIGSRPVTVHLNGLEALGAEIRLEDGFVKARATRLRGASIVMEMVSVTGTENLLMAATLAEGHTRIENAAREPEVVDLARLLNAMGAKIRGAGTSVIEIEGVEALHGCEHQILPDRIETGTYLVAAAMTGGDVFLRRSDPRLLDSVLGKLREAGAEIQEDGDGIRLRMQRRPQAVDVRTAPYPAFPTDMQAQFMALDSIAEGSAMISETIFENRFMHVSELQRLGARIDGDGKTAVVRGVPRLRGAPVMATDLRASACLVLAGLVAEGETLIDRIYHLDRGYEVIEEKLGALGADIRRIRSQSGKAA, from the coding sequence GTGGATAAACTGCTCCTGCGTGGCAATGGCCCCCTGCGTGGTGAGTTACGGATCTCCGGGGCCAAAAATGCCGCCCTGCCCTGTCTGGCGGCCAGCATTCTCGCGCAGGAGCCCGTCATCCTGCGCAACGTTCCCCATTTGCGCGATGTCACCACCACCCTGGAATTACTGAGCTGTCTGGGCGCGCGCGTCCTAATCGACGAACAGCTGGGGGTGGAGATCGATCCGCGCAGTGTACATTCCCTGGTCGCCCCCTACGAACTGGTGAAGACCATGCGCGCCTCCATCCTCGTGCTGGGCCCTTTGCTCGCCCGTCATGGCGCGGCGGAGGTCAGCCTGCCCGGTGGCTGCGCCATTGGTAGCCGGCCCGTGACGGTGCATCTGAATGGTCTGGAGGCCCTGGGGGCAGAAATCCGCCTCGAGGATGGCTTCGTCAAGGCGCGGGCAACGCGCCTGCGCGGCGCCTCCATTGTCATGGAGATGGTGTCCGTCACCGGCACCGAAAATCTGCTCATGGCCGCCACCCTCGCCGAGGGCCACACGCGCATCGAAAATGCGGCGCGGGAACCCGAAGTGGTGGATCTGGCGCGCCTGCTCAATGCCATGGGGGCGAAGATTCGCGGCGCTGGCACATCCGTGATCGAGATCGAGGGGGTGGAAGCCCTACACGGCTGCGAGCATCAAATTCTGCCCGACCGCATCGAAACCGGCACCTATCTGGTGGCTGCAGCCATGACCGGTGGCGATGTCTTCTTGCGGCGCAGCGATCCACGCCTGCTTGACAGCGTGCTGGGGAAGCTGCGCGAGGCCGGTGCAGAAATCCAGGAGGATGGGGATGGTATCCGCTTGCGCATGCAGCGCCGCCCACAGGCAGTGGACGTGCGCACCGCCCCCTACCCCGCCTTTCCCACCGATATGCAGGCGCAGTTCATGGCCCTCGACAGCATCGCGGAGGGGAGTGCCATGATCAGCGAAACCATATTCGAGAATCGCTTCATGCACGTTTCCGAACTACAGCGACTTGGAGCCCGGATCGACGGCGATGGCAAGACCGCCGTGGTACGTGGTGTGCCGCGGCTGCGGGGAGCACCCGTCATGGCCACCGATCTACGCGCCTCCGCCTGCCTGGTCTTGGCGGGCCTAGTGGCGGAAGGCGAAACCCTGATCGATCGGATCTATCATCTCGATCGCGGCTATGAAGTGATCGAAGAGAAACTGGGTGCCCTGGGGGCAGATATCCGACGGATTCGCAGTCAAAGCGGGAAAGCAGCATGA
- a CDS encoding ABC transporter permease, with the protein MHELSQNVPRSEQPDPDSLLGHRALPAFAWTPTWTLFRKEVLRFARVWLQTIAAPLVTTLLYLLVFGHALGGHIHIYPGVSYIAFIVPGLMMMSVLQNAFANSSSSLIQAKVTGNIIFVLLSPLRPTEIFLAMTAASIVRGIAVGLAILLLALLFLHLPLQHPFWVLIFTILGAGGMGALGIVAGLWAEKFDQIAGFQNFLIMPLTFLAGVFYSVQSLPGIWRQLSMVNPFFYIVDGFRYGFFGDADLSVWASLAVALAFFLVSAAAAWRLLASGYKLRP; encoded by the coding sequence ATGCATGAATTGAGTCAAAACGTTCCTCGCAGTGAGCAACCTGACCCCGATTCGCTGCTCGGTCATCGCGCCTTGCCGGCGTTCGCCTGGACGCCGACCTGGACGCTCTTTCGCAAGGAAGTTCTGCGCTTTGCCCGGGTCTGGCTGCAGACCATCGCTGCCCCTCTGGTCACCACCCTGCTCTACCTGCTGGTCTTCGGGCACGCCCTCGGCGGTCATATTCACATCTATCCCGGGGTGTCTTACATTGCCTTCATCGTTCCCGGCCTGATGATGATGTCTGTTCTGCAAAACGCCTTTGCCAATAGCTCCTCCAGTCTGATTCAGGCCAAGGTTACGGGCAATATCATCTTTGTTCTGCTCAGTCCGCTGCGGCCCACCGAGATCTTTCTGGCCATGACGGCAGCCTCCATTGTCCGCGGCATTGCCGTCGGACTCGCCATTTTGCTTCTAGCCCTGCTCTTTTTGCATCTCCCGCTGCAACATCCGTTCTGGGTCCTGATCTTTACCATTCTTGGTGCCGGTGGGATGGGGGCGCTGGGGATTGTTGCCGGTCTCTGGGCAGAGAAATTCGATCAGATCGCGGGTTTCCAGAATTTTTTGATCATGCCCCTGACCTTTCTTGCCGGCGTGTTCTACTCCGTGCAATCCCTGCCCGGCATCTGGCGCCAGCTGTCCATGGTCAATCCGTTTTTCTATATCGTTGATGGCTTTCGGTATGGGTTTTTTGGCGACGCCGACCTTTCGGTCTGGGCGTCTCTGGCCGTTGCCCTGGCTTTTTTCCTTGTCAGCGCCGCAGCGGCTTGGCGTTTACTCGCCAGCGGTTACAAATTACGGCCCTAG
- the hisD gene encoding histidinol dehydrogenase, translated as MKRLNTLDPNFTSAFAALHGWEASADPQIEERVREILAAVRSRGDAALLETTARFDQLDLPDSNALEIPLADCRAALAQLSAAERGALEAAAQRIRSYHERQRTESWEMQDAAGNRLGQRVLPLHRVGIYVPGGKAAYPSSVLMNALPAKVAGVAEIIMTVPTPRGEVNPWVLAAAAVAGVDRVFRIGGAQAVAALAYGTASVPAVDKIVGPGNIYVATAKRMVFGKVGIDMIAGPSEILVLSDGSAPAEWLAWDLLSQAEHDEIAQSIFITWDAAHLAAVASAVEQALGELDRAPIARASWENRGALILARDAAEACALANRVAPEHLELAVQEPRALLPQIENAGAIFLGIHSCEALGDYVAGPNHVLPTGGSARFSSPLGVYDFIKRSSLIEASPRGAQELGQLAKTLAEAEGLTAHARSAAARTQGKV; from the coding sequence ATGAAACGGCTCAATACGCTAGATCCCAATTTTACCTCCGCCTTTGCGGCATTGCATGGCTGGGAGGCCAGTGCCGATCCACAAATCGAAGAGCGCGTGCGCGAGATCCTGGCGGCAGTGCGCAGCCGCGGCGATGCCGCACTACTGGAAACCACTGCCCGCTTCGATCAGCTGGACTTGCCCGACAGCAACGCCTTGGAAATCCCGCTGGCAGACTGCCGGGCTGCCCTCGCGCAACTCTCCGCGGCGGAGCGCGGCGCACTGGAAGCGGCGGCGCAGCGCATTCGCAGCTACCACGAACGCCAGCGCACCGAGAGCTGGGAGATGCAGGACGCCGCTGGCAATCGCCTCGGGCAGCGCGTCCTGCCCCTGCATCGGGTGGGGATCTATGTCCCCGGCGGCAAGGCTGCCTACCCCAGTTCCGTGCTGATGAATGCCTTGCCGGCCAAGGTAGCGGGTGTAGCGGAAATCATCATGACCGTGCCCACCCCGCGCGGCGAGGTCAACCCTTGGGTCTTGGCGGCGGCGGCCGTGGCGGGGGTGGACCGCGTTTTCCGTATCGGTGGCGCACAGGCCGTTGCCGCACTCGCCTACGGTACCGCTTCGGTACCCGCCGTGGATAAGATCGTCGGCCCCGGCAATATCTATGTCGCCACCGCCAAACGGATGGTCTTCGGCAAGGTGGGCATCGACATGATCGCCGGGCCGAGTGAGATTCTCGTCCTCAGCGATGGTAGCGCCCCAGCAGAGTGGTTGGCTTGGGATCTCCTGTCCCAGGCAGAGCATGACGAAATCGCCCAGAGTATCTTCATCACCTGGGATGCTGCGCATCTGGCGGCTGTAGCCAGTGCCGTCGAACAGGCCCTTGGCGAACTCGACCGCGCCCCCATTGCCCGCGCCAGCTGGGAGAATCGTGGCGCCCTGATCCTCGCCCGTGATGCGGCCGAGGCCTGTGCCCTGGCCAATCGAGTGGCGCCCGAGCACCTGGAGTTGGCCGTGCAGGAGCCACGCGCCCTGCTCCCGCAGATCGAGAATGCTGGGGCGATTTTTCTCGGCATCCATAGCTGCGAGGCCCTCGGCGACTATGTCGCGGGCCCCAATCACGTGCTTCCCACTGGGGGGAGTGCGCGCTTCTCCTCGCCTCTGGGCGTCTATGATTTCATCAAGCGCAGTAGCTTGATCGAGGCCAGCCCTCGCGGCGCGCAGGAATTGGGGCAGTTGGCCAAGACGCTGGCGGAGGCCGAGGGGCTGACCGCGCATGCTCGTTCCGCAGCGGCGCGCACCCAGGGCAAAGTATGA
- the hisC gene encoding histidinol-phosphate transaminase — translation MSGKSLPQDLLRPAVLSSHAYAVADSSGLIKLDAMENPYGLPESLRGAWLECLHDAELNRYPYARPEELMRALALHGGIPADMELMLGNGSDELIQILISAVAGAGRPILGVDPTFVMYRIIAEQQGLAYHAVPLDGDFQLDLPAFLTAMEQHHPAIVFLDWPNNPSGQMHPVASLEAICAAAPGLVVVDEAYHAFSEASFADQLGRWPNLLLLRTLSKEGLAGLRLGFLAGPPAWIQELDKLRLPYNINILTQKSASFALQHAEVLALQANEIRTQREFVYERLRDMGLQVLPSRANFLLFAVPGRAAAIHTGLKNAGILLKAFTGHPRLGDYLRVSIGTPAENRAFLSALEGLL, via the coding sequence ATGAGCGGCAAGAGCCTGCCGCAAGATCTTCTGCGTCCGGCGGTCCTATCCAGTCACGCCTACGCGGTTGCCGATAGCAGCGGCCTGATCAAGCTCGATGCCATGGAAAATCCCTATGGCCTGCCGGAGAGCCTGCGTGGCGCTTGGTTGGAATGTCTGCACGACGCCGAGCTGAATCGCTATCCCTATGCGCGGCCAGAGGAACTGATGCGCGCCCTGGCGCTGCACGGCGGCATTCCGGCGGACATGGAACTGATGCTGGGCAACGGTTCGGATGAGCTGATCCAGATCCTGATTTCCGCCGTTGCCGGGGCGGGGCGACCCATCCTGGGTGTCGATCCGACCTTCGTGATGTACCGCATCATCGCCGAACAGCAAGGCTTGGCCTATCACGCCGTCCCCCTGGATGGAGATTTTCAGCTGGATCTCCCGGCCTTCCTGACCGCAATGGAGCAGCATCATCCGGCCATTGTCTTCCTCGATTGGCCCAACAATCCCAGTGGCCAGATGCATCCGGTAGCCAGTCTGGAGGCCATTTGTGCGGCAGCGCCGGGGCTGGTGGTGGTCGACGAGGCCTACCATGCGTTCAGTGAGGCGAGTTTTGCCGACCAACTGGGTCGTTGGCCCAATCTGCTCCTCCTGCGCACCCTGTCCAAAGAAGGACTGGCGGGCCTGCGTCTGGGTTTTCTGGCCGGTCCCCCAGCCTGGATCCAGGAGCTGGACAAACTGCGCCTGCCCTACAATATCAATATCCTGACCCAGAAAAGTGCCAGCTTCGCGCTGCAACATGCCGAGGTCTTGGCGCTCCAAGCGAATGAGATTCGCACTCAACGCGAATTCGTCTATGAGCGCCTGCGCGATATGGGCCTTCAGGTACTGCCCAGCCGTGCCAATTTTCTCCTGTTTGCCGTACCCGGTCGCGCTGCCGCCATCCATACTGGCCTGAAAAACGCAGGAATCTTGCTCAAAGCCTTTACAGGGCATCCTCGCCTCGGCGACTATCTGCGGGTCAGTATCGGTACACCAGCCGAAAATCGTGCTTTTCTCTCTGCCCTGGAAGGGTTGCTATGA
- a CDS encoding peptidylprolyl isomerase has translation MSRLRFSLFLALAASSCSVWAAVPFVNRDTLLAAPPVTSSQVFSARSTVAPEAVPLPQNLDYLDKVVAVVNDQIITSLQLNERVAAIKAQLQQQDPGQLPPEDILRRQVLQQMILQDIEVQMAKRMDIHVDQATLDQAIANIAHSNNLTPDQLREALAQQGQSWSAFERNLRERILVDRLQQQEVEARVHLGKDEIQTFARQLKQTAGLSFELQQIFLPLPGDPSPEAVSNVRHDAEQVHAQLVDGASFTRLATEVSAARDALQGGRLGWVKAAELPSAVSQTLLKLKPGDISPIIPSATGYHIFKLLNVKQQEPSVTEVKAAMIVLHAGKGLQEQEAESQAKDIESSLQSGVRFSELAKRYSQDSSTASKGGELGWVAPGSLPDELERALMSLPVGNVSAPVQVGNSIYILQSQGQRQAALSDTQLQSVARMQLFNRTVRERMEEWQRRIRDGAYVEILEPDLRIRNA, from the coding sequence ATGTCTCGATTACGCTTTAGCCTTTTTCTCGCCCTGGCAGCCAGTAGCTGCTCTGTCTGGGCAGCAGTCCCCTTCGTCAATCGGGATACCTTGCTGGCAGCGCCACCAGTGACCAGCTCGCAAGTATTTTCCGCACGCTCTACCGTTGCGCCAGAGGCGGTACCGCTGCCACAAAACCTGGATTACCTGGACAAGGTGGTAGCGGTAGTGAACGACCAGATCATCACCTCGCTACAATTGAACGAGCGGGTCGCAGCGATCAAAGCCCAACTCCAACAACAGGATCCTGGCCAACTGCCGCCGGAAGACATTCTGCGCCGGCAGGTGCTGCAGCAGATGATCCTCCAGGATATCGAAGTACAGATGGCCAAACGGATGGACATCCATGTCGACCAGGCCACTCTCGATCAAGCCATCGCCAATATCGCGCACAGCAACAATCTGACCCCCGACCAGTTACGCGAGGCCCTCGCGCAACAAGGGCAGTCCTGGTCCGCCTTCGAACGCAACCTGCGCGAGCGCATTCTCGTCGATCGCCTGCAGCAGCAGGAGGTCGAAGCGCGAGTACATCTTGGCAAGGATGAAATTCAGACCTTCGCTCGGCAACTCAAGCAGACTGCTGGTCTGAGCTTTGAGTTGCAGCAGATTTTTTTGCCCCTACCGGGCGACCCCAGCCCCGAGGCGGTCAGCAACGTGCGCCATGACGCGGAGCAGGTGCATGCGCAACTCGTCGATGGAGCAAGTTTTACGCGCCTCGCGACGGAGGTCAGCGCCGCCCGCGATGCCCTGCAGGGCGGACGGTTGGGCTGGGTGAAGGCGGCGGAACTACCGAGCGCCGTCAGCCAGACCCTGCTCAAGCTCAAACCCGGGGATATCAGCCCCATCATCCCCAGCGCTACCGGCTATCACATTTTCAAGCTCCTCAATGTCAAGCAGCAGGAGCCTTCGGTCACCGAGGTCAAGGCAGCGATGATCGTTCTTCACGCCGGCAAGGGATTGCAAGAGCAGGAGGCGGAATCGCAAGCAAAGGATATCGAATCGAGCCTGCAGTCCGGGGTGCGCTTCAGCGAACTGGCCAAGCGTTACAGCCAGGACAGCAGCACGGCAAGCAAGGGCGGCGAGTTGGGCTGGGTCGCGCCCGGGAGTCTACCCGACGAACTCGAACGTGCGTTGATGAGCCTACCGGTAGGCAATGTGAGTGCACCGGTGCAGGTAGGAAACTCGATCTACATCCTGCAATCCCAGGGACAACGCCAGGCTGCCCTGAGCGATACCCAACTCCAGTCTGTGGCGCGGATGCAGCTGTTTAACCGTACCGTGCGCGAACGGATGGAAGAATGGCAACGACGCATCCGTGATGGTGCCTATGTCGAAATTCTGGAACCCGACCTGCGTATCCGCAATGCATGA
- the hisG gene encoding ATP phosphoribosyltransferase, translating to MNDSLTIALSKGRILEESIPLFAAAGIELAEDPEKSRKLILPSTDPRVRFLVIRASDVPTYVSWGAADLGIAGKDVLLEQENLALYEPLDLRIGVCRMSVAEPAALAAGDQPESWERVRIATKYPHITKRFFQARGVQTEIIKLYGSMELAPLVGLADRIVDLVSTGRTLRENGLVEVEEIMPISSRLVVNPAAMKRKGRAIEDLIRKLEAQIEQ from the coding sequence ATGAACGACAGTTTGACCATTGCCCTGTCGAAGGGACGAATCCTGGAGGAGAGCATTCCCCTCTTTGCCGCGGCCGGGATTGAACTTGCCGAGGATCCGGAAAAGTCGCGCAAGCTCATTCTGCCCAGCACCGATCCGCGCGTGCGTTTTCTCGTCATCCGTGCTAGCGACGTGCCCACCTATGTGAGCTGGGGGGCTGCGGACCTCGGCATTGCCGGCAAGGACGTACTCCTGGAACAGGAAAATCTTGCGCTCTACGAGCCTCTGGATCTGCGTATTGGCGTCTGTCGCATGTCGGTGGCGGAACCGGCGGCACTTGCGGCAGGCGACCAACCGGAAAGTTGGGAACGGGTGCGTATCGCCACCAAATACCCACACATTACCAAGCGCTTCTTTCAGGCGCGCGGAGTGCAGACCGAAATCATCAAGCTCTACGGCAGCATGGAACTCGCACCCTTGGTCGGGCTGGCAGATCGCATCGTCGACCTGGTATCCACCGGTCGGACCCTGCGCGAAAACGGATTGGTCGAGGTGGAGGAGATCATGCCCATTTCCAGCCGCCTGGTGGTCAACCCGGCAGCCATGAAACGCAAGGGTAGGGCGATCGAAGATCTGATTCGCAAACTGGAGGCGCAGATCGAGCAATGA
- the grxD gene encoding Grx4 family monothiol glutaredoxin codes for MADIQEIIQDQVQKHPITLYMKGNPRAPQCGFSARAVQLLQQAGVKELFTVDVLADPQIRDGIKKFSNWPTIPQLYINGEFVGGADIMADLFQQGELKNLVAKAQG; via the coding sequence ATGGCCGATATCCAGGAAATCATCCAGGATCAAGTACAAAAACATCCCATCACGCTGTATATGAAGGGCAATCCGCGGGCACCGCAGTGTGGCTTTTCCGCCCGTGCCGTACAGCTTCTGCAGCAGGCGGGCGTCAAGGAACTCTTTACCGTCGATGTATTGGCCGACCCACAGATTCGCGATGGCATCAAGAAGTTTTCCAACTGGCCGACCATTCCACAGCTCTACATCAACGGCGAATTTGTCGGCGGCGCCGACATCATGGCCGACCTCTTCCAACAGGGGGAGCTGAAGAATCTGGTCGCCAAGGCACAGGGCTGA
- the hisA gene encoding 1-(5-phosphoribosyl)-5-[(5-phosphoribosylamino)methylideneamino]imidazole-4-carboxamide isomerase, translating into MLLIPAIDLKGGSCVRLRQGRMDEDTVFSEDPLATAQRWVEAGARRLHIVDLDGAVTGEPVHAQIIGAISRAFPQLEIEVGGGIRSEEQIESYLLAGVRYAIIGTQAVKAPGFVAEAAVSFPGHIIVGIDARDGKVATEGWSKLSRHDPIDLAKHFADDGVEAIIYTDISRDGMMSGPNIEATVELARSIPVPVIASGGIANIEQLLALQTYEEEGILGAITGRAIYEGSLDFASAQRQLDERHAQ; encoded by the coding sequence ATGTTGTTGATTCCGGCCATTGACCTCAAAGGGGGTTCCTGCGTGCGTTTGCGCCAGGGGCGCATGGATGAGGACACGGTATTTTCCGAAGACCCCTTAGCCACCGCCCAGCGCTGGGTGGAGGCGGGGGCACGGCGTCTGCACATTGTCGATTTGGACGGCGCGGTGACTGGCGAGCCGGTCCATGCGCAGATCATCGGTGCCATTTCCCGCGCCTTTCCGCAGCTGGAAATCGAGGTCGGCGGCGGTATCCGCAGTGAAGAACAGATCGAAAGTTATCTTCTTGCCGGCGTACGCTATGCCATTATCGGCACCCAGGCAGTGAAGGCCCCGGGCTTCGTCGCCGAGGCAGCGGTCAGCTTTCCCGGACACATCATCGTCGGGATCGATGCCCGGGATGGCAAGGTGGCAACGGAGGGTTGGTCGAAGCTCTCCCGTCATGACCCCATCGATCTGGCCAAACATTTTGCCGACGATGGCGTCGAGGCCATCATCTACACCGACATCAGCCGTGACGGCATGATGAGTGGCCCCAACATCGAAGCCACCGTCGAACTGGCGCGCAGTATTCCGGTACCGGTTATCGCCTCGGGGGGTATCGCCAACATCGAGCAGCTTTTGGCCTTGCAGACCTATGAGGAGGAGGGAATCCTCGGCGCCATCACGGGCCGCGCCATCTACGAGGGCAGTCTCGACTTTGCCAGCGCACAGCGACAGTTGGATGAGCGCCATGCTCAGTAA
- the hisH gene encoding imidazole glycerol phosphate synthase subunit HisH → MSRSTSVGIVDYGMGNLYSVAKAVEHLGGKAVVSAKPAELAACDRLIFPGVGAFGDCMAALEQRELDEFLRIAAQNRPFLGICLGMQALMESSQEHGEHAGLGILPGQVLSFPEETLQSASGQRLKVPHMGWNQLHQLIPHPLFAGVPQDAHFYFVHSFYVEPAHPDLLAAFSDYGIPFCAAIAADNLFALQCHPEKSGKAGLQLLGNFLHWSGDCAGGCEIA, encoded by the coding sequence ATGAGCCGGAGCACCAGCGTTGGGATTGTCGACTACGGCATGGGGAATCTCTACTCGGTGGCCAAGGCCGTGGAACACTTGGGTGGCAAGGCGGTAGTCAGTGCCAAGCCTGCGGAACTGGCAGCCTGCGACCGCCTGATTTTTCCCGGCGTCGGCGCCTTCGGTGACTGCATGGCGGCCCTGGAACAACGTGAGCTGGACGAGTTTCTGCGCATTGCCGCACAAAACCGTCCCTTTCTCGGCATCTGCCTGGGTATGCAGGCCTTGATGGAGTCGAGTCAGGAGCATGGAGAGCATGCCGGTCTCGGTATCCTGCCAGGGCAAGTCCTGTCCTTTCCCGAGGAGACGCTGCAATCGGCATCAGGGCAACGCCTGAAGGTCCCACACATGGGCTGGAACCAGCTGCACCAACTCATTCCCCACCCTCTTTTTGCTGGAGTTCCCCAGGATGCGCATTTTTATTTTGTGCATTCCTTTTACGTCGAACCGGCACACCCTGATCTTCTGGCGGCCTTCAGTGATTATGGCATCCCGTTCTGTGCCGCCATTGCCGCCGACAACCTCTTTGCCCTGCAATGCCATCCAGAAAAGAGTGGCAAGGCCGGTCTGCAGCTCCTGGGTAATTTTTTGCACTGGTCTGGAGATTGCGCGGGCGGGTGTGAGATCGCTTAG